The following are encoded together in the Osmerus eperlanus chromosome 18, fOsmEpe2.1, whole genome shotgun sequence genome:
- the vcanb gene encoding versican b: MSLRIRHLLWLVCLCSSFAEHDQAWKMTMEKSSPASGSLAGKVALPCHFSITQTTSDSPTHTLHPRPRSSPTQSPEDQLRIKWIRLEGEVERVVLVAQGGVVKVGQEYQGRVSVASHPRPVGEASLTIVRLRASDAGLYRCEVMHGMEDTQASVSLNVSGVVFHYRASTSRYTLDFQGATDACQSAGATIATAEQLHAAFEDGLDQCDAGWLADQTVRYPITKPRPGCSGDMKSRPGVRTYGLRDPKETYDVYCYVDKLHGEVFYPAIRYKLTFRQANRMCVSKGAVLASPGQLFAAWRGGLDRCDYGWLSDGSARYPVSVPRPQCGGGLLGVRTLYKHADQTGFPKPTDLHGAFCFKAKEPEITTPGPITTPEALRPHTAHRAHLAVTVRPQHQPHMTTVGSRFQPTDSPYPMVWVSTPFADFDADDFDQKDPSLVESLPLGDIISLQLPPLPTTVSQPSQLDIAQGGEPSDGEQGGSGRGGESSGSGDGSGSGEGSGEGEEGDGVTPQAGVRKFTPEPGLPDRTSQPGQRPAVVYKEEGPDSGDLPRVPPGTTQPSAVDQSVATSGVDQSVATSGAASPTKPPYQLIIVNVHDKNHSVDHILDILGRPLGGDSQSPLIPVFPGFQVVPSEAIQGSGEADGVLAAPITLPPALSFINGKHQVTLEPVGPVEEQEARGDQFETATPVEASLGGVGEEAEERSPTPFDYGAIELHPDESISSAADRDPANTTPAHRSPPVPVSPPGPQHTGSPHPSSHGASPFDDTEGSAGRTTDDEGGVTQEGSADEATPTPASDGQSEVVTDETEIGGSDLTTRTPSHTGSPVHTDDTLGVDARTHARTEGGDLEGSSSAEEEGSAQEAYPPEAPRLTSPRTPSHATRHPQQPHLLEGSGSTETPLVGPAVEVGSEAGSRVTPGDQTPARKDAVTSDAGRRVRRRSHRTPQRSHTPPRGHHTHPRHPTTQGKPHPPPQATHSTTPPAYHSGDATHASPSTASRPDRTTSSQLQHTRPVPQWALTPDPSATPLSEEPFVDYDRVMGPLLPEAAPPAGPQSTAEWPQLRCTKLKLLIGAVSVSQSAEPV, encoded by the exons ATGTCACTACGAATCAGACACCTGCTGTGgctggtgtgtttgtgctcgAGCTTCGCTGAGCACG ACCAAGCATGGAAGATGACAATGGAAAAGAGCTCACCGGCTAGCGGCTCTCTGGCCGGCAAGGTGGCGCTGCCATGCCACTTCTCAATCACGCAAACCACCTCCGACAGCCCCACGCACACCCTTCACCCCCGCCCCCGCAGCTCTCCCACGCAGAGCCCCGAGGACCAGCTGAGGATCAAGTGGAtacggctggagggggaggtggagagggtggtgctgGTAGCCCAGGGAGGAGTGGTCAAGGTGGGCCAGGAGTATCAAGGCAGGGTGTCTGTCGCCAGCCACCCCCGGCCAGTGGGGGAAGCCTCGCTGACCATCGTCCGCCTGAGGGCTAGCGATGCCGGCCTCTACCGCTGTGAAGTCATGCACGGGATGGAAGACACCCAGGCTTCAGTCAGTCTCAACGTCAGCG GCGTGGTGTTCCACTACCGGGCCAGTACCAGCCGCTACACTCTGGACTTCCAAGGCGCTACGGACGCTTGTCAGTCAGCTGGGGCCACCATCGCTACAGCAGAGCAGCTGCATGCCGCCTTCGAGGACGGACTCGACCAGTGCGACGCAGGCTGGCTCGCTGACCAGaccgtcag ATACCCAATCACAAAGCCCCGTCCTGGTTGCTCAGGCGATATGAAGAGCAGACCTGGTGTTAGGACGTATGGGCTCCGGGACCCGAAAGAGACGTACGATGTTTACTGCTATGTGGACAAACTGcatg GAGAGGTATTTTACCCTGCCATCCGCTACAAACTGACCTTTCGCCAGGCCAaccgtatgtgtgtgagtaaagGGGCAGTGCTCGCCTCGCCCGGCCAGCTGTTCGCAGCCTGGAGGGGGGGTCTGGATCGCTGTGACTACGGCTGGCTGTCGGACGGCAGCGCCCGCTACCCCGTCTCGGTCCCCAGGCCCCAGTGCGGAGGGGGTCTCCTGGGGGTCCGCACCCTCTATAAACACGCCGACCAGACTGGCTTCCCCAAGCCCACTGACCTGCACGGGGCTTTCTGCTTCAAGG ctaaGGAACCAGAAATCACTACTCCCGGACCAATCACAACTCCGGAGGCTCTCaggccacacacagcacacagagctcACCTCGCCGTTACCGTCAGGCCTCAACACCAACCCCACATGACCACTGTCGGGTCCCGCTTCCAGCCCACAGACTCCCCCTAccccatggtctgggtgagcaCCCCCTTCGCCGATTTCGACGCGGACGACTTCGATCAGAAGGACCCCAGCCTGGTAGAGTCCCTGCCCCTAGGGGACATCATCTCCTTGcagctgccccccctgcccaccaccgTCTCCCAGCCCTCGCAGCTGGACATCGCCCAGGGGGGGGAGCCCTCCGACGGGGAGCAGGGGGGCTCCGgccgggggggggagagcagcgGGAGCGGGGATGGCAGCGGGAGCGGGGAGGGATccggcgagggggaggagggggatggggtgaCTCCCCAAGCCGGGGTCAGGAAGTTCACCCCTGAGCCGGGCCTGCCTGACaggaccagccagccaggccaGCGGCCTGCTGTGGTCTACAAGGAGGAGGGGCCAGATTCGGGGGACTTGCCAAGAGTTCCGCCCGGCACCACCCAGCCAAGCGCTGTGGACCAATCGGTGGCCACCTCTGGAGTGGACCAATCGGTGGCCACCTCTGGAGCAGCCTCGCCCACCAAGCCACCGTACCAGCTGATCATCGTCAACGTGCACGACAAGAACCACTCAG TGGACCACATATTGGATATCCTAGGCCGGCCTCTAGGGGGCGACTCCCAGTCTCCGTTGATCCCAGTGTTTCCTGGGTTCCAAGTGGTGCCCAGCGAGGCCATCCAGGGCAGCGGGGAGGCTGACGGCGTCCTGGCAGCGCCCATCACCTTGCCACCCGCACTCAGCTTCATCAATGGCAAACACCAG GTGACCCTGGAGCCGGTGGGCCCAGTCGAGGAGCAGGAGGCGAGGGGAGACCAGTTTGAGACGGCCACCCCAGTGGAGGCATCGCTGGGGGGAGTGggtgaggaggcggaggagcggAGCCCCACTCCGTTTGACTATGGAGCCATAGAGCTCCACCCGGACGAGTCGATCTCCTCTGCTGCAGACAGGGACCCAGCAAACACCACCCCGGCCCACCGCTCACCCCCAGTCCCTGTATCTCCCCCTGGGCCCCAGCACACgggctccccccacccctcgtcTCATGGCGCGTCCCCTTTTGATGATACGGAAGGGTCGGCGGGCCGAACCACCGACGACGAAGGGGGTGTGACCCAGGAGGGATCGGCGGACGAAGCCACGCCCACCCCAGCCTCGGACGGCCAATCGGAAGTGGTGACGGACGAGACCGAGATCGGCGGGTCGGATCTCACCACACGCACCCCGTCACACACGGGATCCCCGGTTCACACGGACGACACGCTCGGCGtggacgcacgcacgcacgcccgGACGGAGGGGGGAGACCTTGAGGGGTCTTCCTctgcggaggaggagggttcGGCGCAGGAGGCGTACCCTCCGGAGGCACCCAGGCTCACCAGCCCTCGGACCCCCTCTCACGCCACCCGCCACCCCCAGCAACCTCACCTCCTCGAGGGCTCTGGCTCCACCGAGACTCCCCTGGTGGGTCCTGCTGTGGAGGTGGGGTCGGAGGCCGGTTCGAGGGTCACTCCAGGCGACCAGACCCCTGCGAGGAAGGACGCCGTCACCAGCGACGCCGGCCGCCGCGTCCGTCGGAGGTCACACCGAACGCCACAAAGATCCCACACACCCCCTCGAGGTCACCACACCCACCCCAGACACCCCACCACCCAGGGCaagccccaccctcccccccaggccacGCACTCAACCACACCCCCAGCTTATCATTCAGGCGACGCGACACACGCCTCCCCATCTACCGCTAGCCGCCCCGACCGGACCACGTCCAGTCAGCTGCAACACACACGTCCCGTTCCCCAGTGggccttgacccctgacccctcggCCACGCCCCTGTCCGAGGAGCCCTTTGTGGATTACGACCGGGTCATGGGACCCCTGCTTCCCGAGGCGGCCCCCCCCGCTGGCCCCCAGTCCACGGCGGA ATGGCCTCAGTTACGCTGCACCAAGCTCAAGCTGCTGATTGGAGCTGTGAGCGTCAGCCAATCAGCCGAGCCAGTGTAA
- the xrcc4 gene encoding DNA repair protein XRCC4, with product MPVTVRQVSVSSEPETSYFLRLDWNGRDLGSGFQAMLTDGQSAWDGEVGEDAVSNEAAELEMKKERYVQDLHQVLTAEGSLDPGYSFTLTPCHTPSSSRTLAYEKVESDIWIQLGSVSLRAHPEPLEEVRALLAHFLQQTAALENHNQRLKEENHRFRQEQQHITTEMKRYVAEKVSLESELYTRFVLVLNEKKAKIRSLQERIAALQENSPAEGQASRPARRRASGRPSEEEEDYDGSTDEDPEEGQAAGPAPTTGAANTEMRSRSPLGDSPSDLTDIAPCRKRRVRHLPPPDVVAKKPTPEVTPTQRRDSPVTSRRTANKQQAPQCSSDAMATSRDTEDLFEDF from the exons ATGCCCGTGACGGTGCGACAGGTGTCCGTCTCCTCAGAGCCGGAAACCTCCTATTTTCTGCGACTGGATTGGAATGGGCGTGACTTAGGCTCAGGCTTCCAGGCGATGCTGACTGACGGACAGTCTGCCTGGGATGGCGAAG TGGGGGAGGATGCTGTGAGTAACGAGGCTGCAGAGCTGGAGATGAAGAAGGAGAGATATGTCCAGGACCTCCATCAGGTTCTGACAGCAGAAGGAAGTTTAGATCCTGGATACAGTTTTACTCTGACGCCCTGCCACACCCCCAGCTCGAGCAGAACCCTGGCCTATGAGAAAGTGGAGAGTGACATATGG atccaGCTGGGCTCCGTGTCACTGAGGGCTCACCCAGAGCCCCTGGAGGAGGTCCGAGCCTTACTGGCTCACTTTCTACAACAGACAGCTGCTCTGGAGAACCACAACCAGCGACTGAAAGAGGAGAACCATCGATTCAGACAGGAGCAGCAACACATCACTACTGA gaTGAAGCGCTACGTGGCAGAGAAGGTGTCCCTGGAGTCTGAGCTGTACACTCGCTTTGTGCTGGTGCTCAACGAGAAGAAGGCCAAGATCCGGAGCCTGCAGGAGAGGATCGCCGCCCTGCAGGAGAACAG CCCGGCTGAGGGGCAGGCCAGCAGGCCAGCCCGGAGACGGGCGTCAGGGCGCCCctcggaggaagaggaggactacGACGGCAGCACCGACGAAGACCCGGAGGAAGGCCAGGCGGCCGGCCCCGCCCCTACGACCGGCGCAGCTAACACCG AGATGCGAAGCCGCAGCCCATTGGGCGATAGTCCCAGCGACCTCACGGACATCGCCCCCTGTCGTAAACGCCGCGTCCGCCACCTACCGCCCCCCGATGTCGTTGCCAAGAAACCGACCCCGGAAGTGACTCCCACACAGAG GAGGGACTCCCCGGTGACGAGCAGAAGGACAGCCAATAAGCAGCAGGCTCCCCAGTGTTCCTCAGATGCTATGGCAACCAGTCGTGACACAGAAGACCTGTTTGAAGACTTTTGA
- the tmem167a gene encoding protein kish-A yields MSAVFNFQSLLTVILLLICTCAYLHTLAPSLLDKNKTGILGIFWKCARIGERKSPYVALCCAVMAVAVLFSE; encoded by the exons ATG TCAGCCGTATTCAACTTCCAGAGTTTGCTGACGGTGATTCTGTTGCTCATCTGTACCTGCGCATATCTCCATACTCTCGCTCCAAGTCTGCTGGACAAGAATAAGACTGG GATATTGGGTATCTTCTGGAAATGCGCCCGAATAG GCGAGAGGAAGAGCCCCTACGTGGCCCTGTGCTGCGCGGTCATGGCCGTCGCAGTCCTGTTCTCTGAGTAG